CGGCTTGAACCAGCGCGCATCCTCGCCGATGTATTCGTGGCGCTGCACCACGTCAATCTCCGGCATGTTCCAAATGTGCGGGTCGCCGGGGACGGAATAGCTGGTGGTGATGAGGTGACGATAGGGGTCATGGGCGCGCAGCACAGATGTCATCTCCTCGATCCACGGCTTGAGCAGCTCGGTCGCCACCATCTCGGTGAAGTTCACCTCGTTCCACCATTCCCAGGCCATGAGGTGGGTGGAATAACCCCAGCGCGCCGCGATGTAGCGCAGCCGCTGTTTGAACAACGCGCGCGCTGTCGGATCGGTGGCAAAGTCGCGCGGCCGGGCGCATGGCCCACCGTTCGCTGCGTTATAGGGATTCTCATGCCATAGCGGATACACATTCAAGCTGAACTGGCTATAGTCCAGCAGCGTGAGCTGGATGTAGATGCCGCGCGCCTCGGCCATCTCGAAGACTTGATCCAGAAAGTGGGCGCGATCCATGCGCGCGGTGTAGTTGCCCAGCGGCGTGTCGCGCCACTCCAGGCTAAAGGACTGAGGCGCCATCCAGATGCGCGCCGCGTTGGCGCCGTTGGCCTGCAACGCGTCGAACCAGCGCCGGTAGTCGCCGATCGGGTCACGCTTCCACCAAGCTAAATTGAGGCCGATGGCGAAGAACGGCGTGCCGTCGTCGAAGGCCAAGTAGCGCGGGTTGCGCCGGTCCACGCGCAGGAAGCCGCGCGACCCAGGCAAAGGCGGCGTCACATGAAACGTCACCGGCACGCCCTCGAACGCGAACGGCGCGCGGAGCAGTGGCTGTGCACGCCATTCGCCCTCTGCCGTCGGCGTAAAGCGCGCCTTCCATCCCTGCCGTCCCGCGTGGTTGTAGAAGAAGGCCGGCACTTCCACGACCGCACCCTCCGGTGAGGTGAAGCGCACATTGATCTCGACCTGATTCGGGTCGAAGGGGTTATCTGCCCGAACCGCGGTGTTGAGGTCTAGCTCCAGCTTGCGCCACTTCGGCACGCTGCGGCTGGACACGAACTGGATGCACAGTGTTGTGCAGTCAGCATTCGTCTCGAAAGGCTCGGGGATGAACGCGGGCGCCGTCGGCCTGGGCAAGGCCGGCATAGCGGACGGGGCGGCGACGCAACCTACGAGCAACAGCACGCAGGCCAGTGCCGCGAGACGATGTCGCATCCACTCGCCATTGTAGTCAATCCAGGCGAACGTTCTTCATCCGAAGCAAGCGTCCCTCGAAGTCGAAACTAGAGGTCACCCGACATCACCGACACGCTCTCACCCCATCCGCCGGTAGATGAACTCCTCCGACGGATAGCTCGCCGAAGTTGCCACCTGGGCTGCCGCTGCCGCGTCGGCCATCCAGAAAAGCTTGCCGCGCGCCGGCGCGATCAGTTGCGCGGGCAACACGTCCGGCCGGTATTCGCCCAGCAACACGCGCCGCAGCGTCGCCGACTTGCCTACCCCGCTCACCAGGAAGAACACCACATCGGCGGCGTTGATCAATGGCGCAGTGAACGTGATGCGCTCTGGCACATTCGCTTGAGGTACGACCTGCGACATGACCAACCGCTCGCGTTCGGCTAGCACCGGCGTGTGTGGGAAGAGCGAAGCCGTGTGTCCGTCGTCGCCCATGCCCAGCAGGATCAGATCGAAGGCCGGGAATCGAGCATCAGCGGCAGCGATCGCCGACCGGATCTCCGCTTCATACTGCGCTGCTGCCTTCGCTGCACCGAGCTCGGTTTGCACGCGATGGACATGCTGTGGCGGGACGGGCACGTTGACGATCAACGCATCGTGCGCCAACTTGTAGTTGCTGTCCGGATGATCGCTTGGCACGGCACGCTCATCGCTCCACCACAGATGCACGCGCTGCCAGTCGAGCTGGCCGGCGTAGGGCACGTCAGCAAGGCGCTGATACAACGCCCTCGGTGTGCTGCCACCGCTCAACGCGAGATGAAAGACGCCGCGCCGCTCGATAGCCTTTCGCCCCCAGAAAACCACCCCTTTGGCCGCCAATTCGGTTAATGCCTCCGGCGTTGGCTCGACTTGAAGATAGTAGGTGCCATCGTCGTTCATGACGATGACGAAGGGCGCGCCGGCCATCACGCCACGTGCCATTTGCGCCCGTCGGCGGCGAGGAAGTCGTCGGCCTCCTTCGGCCCCCACGAGCCGGCGCGGTACATCTCGATAAACGAGCCGCCGCCTGCTTCCCAGCGTTCGATCACCGGCGTGATCAACGCCCACGACGCTTCGACTTCGTCGCTGCGGGTGAACAGGGTCGAATCGCCCAACATCGCATCGAGGATCAGGCGTTCGTAGGCCTCCGGCGCAGCGGTCTTGAACGTGCTGCCGTAGTTGAAACTCATCACCACCGTCTGGATGTTGTCGCCGCTGCCGGGGACTTTCGCGCCGAAGCGCAGCGAGATGCCTTCTTCTGGCTGGATGTTCATGACCAGCAAGTTGGGTTCGATAGAGCGCGCGATGGTCTCCTTGAACAACAGCAAGGGTGGCATCTTGAACTGGATGACGATCTCGGTCAGGCGCTTGGCCATGCGCTTGCCGCTGCGGATGTAGAAGGGGACACCGGCCCAGCGCCAGTTATCCACGAACAGCTTCATGGCCAAGTACGTCTCGGTGGTGGAATCGGGCGCTACGCCTTCTTCCTGCGTATAGCCGGGCACCACCTGGCCATCCATCTTGCCGGGGCCGTATTGACCGCGCACGGTGCCATCGCCGCGCGATGTATCCACGCGCAGTGCCTTGAGCACTTTTACCTTCTCGTTGCGCACAGCGTCGGCGCTGAACTCGGCCGGCGGCTCCATCGCCGTGAGCGCCAGGAGCTGCAACAAGTGGTTTTGCACGATGTCGCGGATGACGCCGGCTTTCTCGTAATACGAGCCGCGGTTGCCGATGCCGATGCTCTCGGCCACCGTGATCTGCACGTGGTCCACATAGCGACGATCCCAGATCGGCTCGAAGATGCCGTTGGCGAAGCGGAAGACGAAAATGTTCTGAACCGTCTCCTTGCCCAAGTAGTGGTCAATGCGATAGACCTGCTCCTCGCGGAAGAAGCGGTGCACGTGATCGTTCAGCTCGCGGGCCGATTTCAGGTCGCGGCCGAATGGCTTCTCGATGATGATGCGCGACCAGTGACTCTCGCTGCCGGTGGCACCGGTGCACAATACCGTGCCGACGTTCTCGATGATGGTGGGATACACCTCCGGCGGCGTAGCGACGTAGAACAGCCGGTTGGCGCCGCTACCATGCGCCCGCTCGATCGCCTCCAAGCGCCTGCACAGCACCTCGTAATCCGCCGCCGTGCCGTAGTCGCCCTGCTGGTAATGCAAGCTGCGCGCGAACTTTTCCCAGACCGCTTCGTTGATCGGCTTCGACCGCGCGAACTCCTCACACGCAACGCGCATTTCTTCGCGGAACGACTCGTTGGTCTTGGCCTTGCGCGCAAAGCCGATCATGGCGAACTCATCGGGCAGCAGCCCATCGCACATTAGGCTATAGAGCGCCGGGATCAGCTTGCGCTGCGTCAAGTCGCCCGATGCGCCGAAGATGATCATGATGCACGGCTCGGGTCTCTTGGAAAGACTCATAGTGAGAAGTCAGGAGTCAGGGGTCAGGGGTCAGAGGTCAGATTTCAGCGATCAGATATCAGAAGTCTGACTTCTGACGATCTGACTTCTGACGATCTGACCTCCGACCCGCTGATCAATTCGTTTTGATCGCATGGCCGCCGAAGCCTTTGCGCATCATGGCGGTGACCTTCGCGGCGAAGGATTCTTCTTGACGAGAGGCGAATCGCTGGAACAACGAGAGCGCGATCACCGGCGCCGGCACATCCTCATCAATGGCGGCTTGAACCGTCCAGCGGCCTTCGCCGGAATCTTCTACATAGCCCCGAACACCCTCCAGCTTGGGGTCTTCTTTAAGCGCCTCGGCCAGCAGGTCGAGCAACCAGGATCGCACCACACTGCCTTTGCGCCACACTTCAGCCACCTGATCCAGCTTCAGGTCGAACTCGCTCTTCTCCATGATCTCGAAGCCCTCGGCGAAGGCTTGCATCATGCCGTATTCGATGCCGTTGTGCACCATTTTGACGAAGTGGCCGGCACCGGCTGCGCCGCAATGCAGGTAGTGCTTGCCATCCGGCGCGAGCGACCGGAAGGCCGGCTCCAACTGCTTGAACACTGCTTCGTCGCCGCCGATCATCAAGCAGTAGCCGTTTTGCAGGCCCCAGATGCCGCCGCTGGTGCCCTGATCCATGAAATTGATGCCCTTGGCCTTGCACTCGGCATAGTGCCGCTTGGAATCCCGCCAGTTGGAGTTGCCACCGTCCACGATCGTGTCGCCGGGCTCCAGCAGGCCGAGTAAGCGCTGAATCATCGCGTCGGTCGTTGGACCGGCCGGGATCATGATCCAGATCGCGCGCGGCGGTGTGAGCGCAGCCACCAGCTCTTCGACCGTGTATACCCCGCGCAGGCCTTCGGCCTTCAATTCGTCCACCGGTTTGGGGCTGCGATTGCATACGATGACGTCGTGCCCATCGCGATGCCAGCGCCGCGCCATATTGGCGCCCATCCGCCCCAACCCGAACAATCCGATTTGCATGATGTTCCTTGTCTCCCTTTGATAAAGCGTCTATGTGAAATTTGTGTTACGCGATGCGTTTCACAGATTTGATTTCGCGCCTCTCCACCAAGGATCGGCCGGTCGAACTGCGCGACGCTTTGCGCTTCGCCGCTGTAGACCGCTTCGACCCAGCGCGCGCCATCGTCTTCTTCGTTGACTTGCTCGCAGTGCTCAACCGGCGCGTGCCGCCGCTGACTAGCTTGATCACCTTGTCCAGCGCCGCGTTCGGGTCGCTGCCGAGATGCAGCCGCAAGACGCGCCGCTGGTGTGCCTTGAGCGATTCGAAGTCGCCGAGCGCCTGCGCGCGGATGAGCGTGCCGAACGAGAACGGCTCACCGGCGATCAGCACGTCTTCTTCTGGATCATAGGTCAGTTGCAGCGCCACGACGTTGTTCGCCCCGCCCTTGTGCAACTGGCCGGTGCTATGCAAGAAGCGCGGCCCGTAACCAACGGTGACCGGCACGCCGGTCTTCTCGCGGATCAGGTGGCGCAGGCGTGTGAGCTGCCGCGCGACCGGGTCGGAATATGGCAGGTAGGCTTGGATGGCGATGTAGTCGCCGGGTTTTGCCTGGCGTAAGAACTTGTTGAGCTGGCCGTTGGCGGAGCGGCTGGTCAATTCATTGCTGAACGCGCCGCTTTGCTCGAACTCGTCGAGCAGCCGCTTGGTGTTGACCTTGCTCTCGGTGACATTCGGCTCGTCGAACGGATTCACGCCGATGACCACGCCGGCGATCGCCGTGGCGAATTCCCAACGGAAGAACTCGGCACCCAAGTCGTAGACATCTTGCAGCGTCACGGTGAGCACAGGCAGACCGGCCTTGATTAGATTCGCGACGAAGCGATCATAGGTGTCGTCGCCGGCCAGCTTCATATACACGAAGAAGCGATCCGGGCTGAGCGCAGCGACGCCCGATTTGCCGTGTGCTGCGTCACGTAGCGTCACCGGCGCACCGTCCATGCTCAGATCGCCTTCCACCGGCACGATGCCTCGCTCTTGCTTGCCGGTGCTCTCGGCGATCAGCTGTTCGACCCAGTAGCCAAACGCTTCGATCCCCGGCGAGAGAATAAACGTGACTTTGTCGCGGCCGTTCAAAGCCAACCCGCCCATGAGCGCACCCAGATACAGGCCGGGATTGGTCGCGCTGTCCGGCTTGCACCAGTTCGCCATCTGTGCCCCGCGGTCGAGCAGCTTGGCAACGTCCAACCCCTGCAAGGCCGCCGGCAGCAGGCCGAAGTAGGACAACGCCGAGTAGCGTCCGCCAATATCTGCGGGGTTGATGAATATTTTGCCGAAGCCCTCGTCGGCTGCCAAGCGCTGTAACGAGGTGCCTTCATCGGTGATGGCGACGAAGTGTTGGCCGGCTGCTTCACCCGCAACCTCGTCCACCTTCGCGCGGAAGTATTTGTAGAAAGCGTTCACTTCCAGCGTGCCGCCCGACTTGCTGGCGACGATGAACAGGGTCTTCTTGAAGTCGAGCCGGCGTTCCAGATCCAGCACGGTCGTAGGATCGGTGGTATCCAGCACGTGCATCTGCAGGCCCGTCACGCCATCAGCCGGAGTAAAAGTGACGCGCATCACATCCGGCGCCAACGAACTGCCGCCCATGCCCAACACCACGGCATCGGTCATGCCCATGCTCCGCACCTGTTCGCGGAAGGCATGCAGTTCCTCCACGCGGGGTTTCATCGTCTCGATCACCGAGAGCCAGCCTAGGCGGTTGCTGATGATCTTGATG
The window above is part of the Candidatus Roseilinea sp. genome. Proteins encoded here:
- a CDS encoding 6-phosphogluconolactonase — translated: MAGAPFVIVMNDDGTYYLQVEPTPEALTELAAKGVVFWGRKAIERRGVFHLALSGGSTPRALYQRLADVPYAGQLDWQRVHLWWSDERAVPSDHPDSNYKLAHDALIVNVPVPPQHVHRVQTELGAAKAAAQYEAEIRSAIAAADARFPAFDLILLGMGDDGHTASLFPHTPVLAERERLVMSQVVPQANVPERITFTAPLINAADVVFFLVSGVGKSATLRRVLLGEYRPDVLPAQLIAPARGKLFWMADAAAAAQVATSASYPSEEFIYRRMG
- the zwf gene encoding glucose-6-phosphate 1-dehydrogenase — translated: MIIFGASGDLTQRKLIPALYSLMCDGLLPDEFAMIGFARKAKTNESFREEMRVACEEFARSKPINEAVWEKFARSLHYQQGDYGTAADYEVLCRRLEAIERAHGSGANRLFYVATPPEVYPTIIENVGTVLCTGATGSESHWSRIIIEKPFGRDLKSARELNDHVHRFFREEQVYRIDHYLGKETVQNIFVFRFANGIFEPIWDRRYVDHVQITVAESIGIGNRGSYYEKAGVIRDIVQNHLLQLLALTAMEPPAEFSADAVRNEKVKVLKALRVDTSRGDGTVRGQYGPGKMDGQVVPGYTQEEGVAPDSTTETYLAMKLFVDNWRWAGVPFYIRSGKRMAKRLTEIVIQFKMPPLLLFKETIARSIEPNLLVMNIQPEEGISLRFGAKVPGSGDNIQTVVMSFNYGSTFKTAAPEAYERLILDAMLGDSTLFTRSDEVEASWALITPVIERWEAGGGSFIEMYRAGSWGPKEADDFLAADGRKWHVA
- a CDS encoding 6-phosphogluconate dehydrogenase; protein product: MQIGLFGLGRMGANMARRWHRDGHDVIVCNRSPKPVDELKAEGLRGVYTVEELVAALTPPRAIWIMIPAGPTTDAMIQRLLGLLEPGDTIVDGGNSNWRDSKRHYAECKAKGINFMDQGTSGGIWGLQNGYCLMIGGDEAVFKQLEPAFRSLAPDGKHYLHCGAAGAGHFVKMVHNGIEYGMMQAFAEGFEIMEKSEFDLKLDQVAEVWRKGSVVRSWLLDLLAEALKEDPKLEGVRGYVEDSGEGRWTVQAAIDEDVPAPVIALSLFQRFASRQEESFAAKVTAMMRKGFGGHAIKTN
- a CDS encoding glucose-6-phosphate isomerase — its product is MTSQNGNPNFEVRRYGQSFWYDNIQRSIIASGEMQTLIDDYGVLGLTSNPAIFEKAITGSADYDDDIIALAQRGADANAIYEALAIADIQSAADLLEPIYEQTNGLDGYVSLEVSPLLAHDYEGTVNEARRLFKRVGRKNLMVKVPATPAGIPAIQTLIADGININVTLIFSLEGYEAVARAYLAGLKERAMKGQSLDVASVASFFVSRVDTLVDKLLDERIAALPEHDTAQRERLQALKGKAAIANAKLAYEIFERIFSEPEFKVLAEQGARVQRVLWASTSTKNPAYKDTYYVEALIGEHTVNTLPPATLKAFRDHGIVAPTLRDGLDDARRTLEELEAAGISMQHVWQKLQDDGVKLFADAFESLLKGIEDKRAAVVARGEASGVASVLGYVEELVKMKAASRVWQRDASLWTTAPEHIKIISNRLGWLSVIETMKPRVEELHAFREQVRSMGMTDAVVLGMGGSSLAPDVMRVTFTPADGVTGLQMHVLDTTDPTTVLDLERRLDFKKTLFIVASKSGGTLEVNAFYKYFRAKVDEVAGEAAGQHFVAITDEGTSLQRLAADEGFGKIFINPADIGGRYSALSYFGLLPAALQGLDVAKLLDRGAQMANWCKPDSATNPGLYLGALMGGLALNGRDKVTFILSPGIEAFGYWVEQLIAESTGKQERGIVPVEGDLSMDGAPVTLRDAAHGKSGVAALSPDRFFVYMKLAGDDTYDRFVANLIKAGLPVLTVTLQDVYDLGAEFFRWEFATAIAGVVIGVNPFDEPNVTESKVNTKRLLDEFEQSGAFSNELTSRSANGQLNKFLRQAKPGDYIAIQAYLPYSDPVARQLTRLRHLIREKTGVPVTVGYGPRFLHSTGQLHKGGANNVVALQLTYDPEEDVLIAGEPFSFGTLIRAQALGDFESLKAHQRRVLRLHLGSDPNAALDKVIKLVSGGTRRLSTASKSTKKTMARAGSKRSTAAKRKASRSSTGRSLVERREIKSVKRIA